The Flavobacterium sp. 123 genome contains a region encoding:
- a CDS encoding TolC family protein, which yields MKKLFGLLLLLFINQAITAQKTATLQECESQFLKNNLFLLASHYNIDASKALTIQARIWENPALTADLNAYNPERNKYFDVGTQGAKSIGIEQLIYLGGKKRNEIKLAKANEQLAELEFNDLLRTLKLQLRKSFFTVYFNSKNIETTDKQLSHIQDLINSYSIQAKKGNVPVKDLVRLQSLFLNFKNERMEVVNSNIEEQANLKVLLNETSTIIPVISDVEFNKYTKDIPFDAKAFKNLAIANRPDYLIKQKDIEANELNVKLQKSLSIPDLTLGASYTQRGGAFDNQKNINIGIPLPLWNKNKGNIKFSKTILEQSKIEKQNFDLQLENEIASNWNKWNESRKNYNQINPSTNSDFEMVYNGILENFQKRNISLLEFTDFMESYNQAAVQLNELKKKVVLSGEELNSTINTDLF from the coding sequence ATGAAAAAATTATTTGGATTATTACTGCTCCTATTTATCAATCAGGCTATTACAGCTCAAAAAACAGCTACACTTCAAGAATGTGAAAGTCAATTCCTGAAAAACAATCTTTTTCTTCTTGCTTCACATTATAATATTGATGCATCAAAAGCGCTCACAATTCAAGCACGAATTTGGGAAAACCCAGCTTTAACAGCTGATTTGAATGCCTACAATCCTGAAAGAAATAAATATTTTGATGTCGGTACGCAAGGTGCAAAATCAATTGGTATTGAGCAACTGATTTACCTTGGAGGAAAAAAAAGAAACGAAATAAAACTAGCCAAAGCTAACGAACAATTAGCAGAACTAGAATTCAATGATTTATTACGAACCTTGAAACTACAATTAAGAAAAAGCTTCTTTACGGTTTATTTCAATTCAAAAAACATTGAAACTACTGACAAACAGCTTTCGCACATTCAAGATTTGATTAACTCCTACTCTATTCAGGCTAAAAAAGGAAATGTTCCTGTGAAAGATTTAGTGCGTTTACAATCTTTGTTTCTGAACTTCAAAAATGAAAGAATGGAAGTTGTCAATAGCAATATTGAAGAACAAGCAAACTTGAAAGTATTATTAAACGAAACTTCAACAATCATTCCTGTAATTAGTGATGTTGAATTTAATAAATACACAAAAGACATTCCTTTTGATGCTAAAGCTTTTAAAAATTTAGCCATTGCAAATCGTCCTGATTATTTAATCAAACAAAAAGATATTGAGGCAAATGAATTGAATGTGAAACTTCAAAAATCACTTTCTATTCCAGATTTGACATTAGGTGCTTCTTACACACAACGAGGCGGGGCTTTTGACAACCAAAAGAATATTAATATTGGTATTCCTTTGCCACTTTGGAACAAAAACAAAGGGAACATAAAATTTTCTAAAACTATTTTAGAACAATCTAAAATTGAAAAACAAAATTTCGATTTGCAATTAGAAAATGAAATAGCTTCAAATTGGAACAAATGGAATGAATCCAGAAAAAATTACAACCAAATAAATCCATCAACAAATTCTGATTTTGAAATGGTTTATAACGGTATACTTGAAAATTTCCAAAAAAGAAACATCAGCCTTTTAGAATTTACAGATTTTATGGAAAGCTACAATCAAGCTGCAGTTCAATTAAATGAATTAAAGAAAAAAGTGGTGCTTTCAGGCGAAGAATTGAACAGTACAATTAATACCGATTTATTTTAA
- a CDS encoding carbohydrate porin, producing the protein MKKLPFLFLFMSVFFSTKTISQTTDSIQKYSLKFQMTSVYQWHPEFKADYSGTNSMLSKEQRALSLTSTLFLDVPLWKGGLFTFNPEMSGGEGLSSAKGLGGFPNGETFRIGEAKPVVYMARMLLQQKFKFKNNQSLQIVAGKFGLADYFDGNTYSHDPRTQFLNWSLMTHGAWDYAANTRGYTDGIYANYQFDTWQVRASLSALPTNANGPNLGFSFKKSNAVNLEVEKKITFKNNDSGTIKLLGYKNLAGMGNYNLANSNYIITPNIVSTRQDGRTKYGIGINADYSHSDTWGLFGRMSYNDGKNETWAFTEIDQSASLGINLKGKIWNRSDDFAGLAIATNGLSASHQTYQKLGGNGFMIGDGNLNYGTEKIVEAFYSFAIPHTSFTLSPDYQFVVNPGYNKDRGPIQFVALRFHAQF; encoded by the coding sequence ATGAAGAAATTACCCTTTTTATTTCTTTTTATGAGTGTGTTTTTTTCAACCAAAACAATTTCGCAAACAACGGATTCAATACAAAAATACAGTCTTAAATTTCAAATGACTTCTGTATACCAATGGCATCCTGAGTTCAAAGCGGATTATTCTGGAACGAATAGTATGCTTTCAAAAGAACAACGAGCATTATCACTTACGTCTACACTATTTTTAGACGTTCCCTTATGGAAAGGAGGATTATTTACATTCAATCCTGAAATGTCTGGAGGCGAAGGATTATCTTCTGCCAAAGGATTAGGCGGTTTCCCAAATGGTGAAACATTTAGAATAGGAGAAGCAAAACCAGTTGTTTATATGGCTAGAATGCTATTGCAACAGAAATTCAAATTCAAAAACAACCAATCGTTGCAAATTGTTGCTGGAAAATTTGGTCTTGCTGACTATTTTGATGGAAATACGTATTCACATGATCCTAGAACACAATTTCTAAACTGGTCTTTAATGACACATGGAGCTTGGGATTATGCAGCAAACACCAGAGGATATACCGACGGAATTTATGCAAATTATCAATTTGATACTTGGCAAGTCAGAGCTAGTTTATCTGCATTACCAACGAATGCAAATGGTCCAAATCTTGGATTTAGCTTCAAAAAATCGAATGCTGTTAATCTTGAAGTTGAAAAGAAAATTACTTTCAAGAACAATGATTCGGGTACTATAAAACTTCTTGGATACAAGAATTTAGCTGGAATGGGAAATTATAATCTAGCCAATTCAAATTATATAATTACTCCAAACATTGTTTCAACTAGACAAGACGGTAGAACTAAATATGGTATCGGAATTAATGCTGATTACAGCCATAGTGATACTTGGGGACTTTTTGGAAGGATGAGTTATAATGACGGCAAAAATGAAACTTGGGCATTTACTGAAATTGATCAATCTGCTTCATTAGGAATAAACTTAAAAGGAAAAATATGGAATCGTTCCGATGATTTTGCGGGTTTAGCAATAGCTACTAATGGCTTATCAGCTTCACATCAAACCTACCAAAAACTTGGTGGAAATGGTTTTATGATTGGTGATGGGAATTTAAATTATGGTACTGAAAAAATTGTAGAAGCTTTCTACAGCTTTGCTATCCCTCATACCTCTTTTACTCTTTCGCCAGATTACCAGTTTGTAGTAAATCCAGGATATAATAAAGATAGAGGACCAATACAATTTGTTGCTTTGCGTTTTCACGCACAATTTTAA
- a CDS encoding efflux RND transporter periplasmic adaptor subunit — MKNKIILGIGLFALALTSCKKAEENQETKATFVLSDNMLKTTTTAPAITEPVKNELSFYGKITADNNKSIDVYPLVGGNVVKVNVELGDYVKKGQILATIKSTDIADFEKQMVDAKSDLLVAKNNLKVSQELFDGKLNAERDVLEAKGQVAKAISQLNRIEETYKIYNIKGGSIYQVTAPISGFIIQKSINQDMLLRNDRSENIFDIAEISEVWAMANVNESDIEKVKLGEDADITTLSYPDKVFKGKVDKIFNVIDPNTKAMNARVRLSNKDFLLKPDMNASIKLSFNENESMIAVPSTALIFDKSKNFVMIFKDRNNIETRQVEVYRQVGETTYISSGLKENEKVITNNQLFIYDALND; from the coding sequence ATGAAAAATAAAATAATATTAGGAATTGGATTATTTGCATTAGCACTAACAAGTTGTAAGAAAGCAGAAGAAAATCAAGAAACAAAAGCCACATTTGTATTGAGTGACAATATGCTTAAAACAACAACTACTGCTCCTGCAATTACTGAACCAGTTAAAAACGAATTGAGTTTTTACGGAAAAATTACTGCCGATAATAACAAATCTATAGATGTTTACCCACTTGTAGGCGGAAATGTAGTAAAAGTAAATGTTGAGCTTGGTGATTATGTAAAGAAAGGACAAATACTTGCCACTATAAAAAGTACTGATATTGCTGATTTTGAAAAGCAAATGGTCGATGCCAAAAGTGATTTGCTGGTAGCCAAAAACAATTTAAAAGTATCTCAAGAATTATTTGACGGAAAACTAAACGCTGAGAGAGATGTTTTGGAAGCAAAAGGTCAAGTTGCCAAAGCAATATCACAATTGAATCGAATTGAAGAAACCTACAAAATATACAATATAAAAGGGGGTTCAATTTATCAAGTAACAGCACCAATTAGTGGTTTTATAATTCAAAAAAGTATCAATCAAGATATGCTACTACGAAATGACCGTTCTGAAAACATTTTTGATATTGCTGAAATCAGCGAAGTTTGGGCCATGGCAAATGTCAACGAAAGTGACATAGAAAAAGTAAAATTAGGCGAAGATGCTGATATCACCACATTAAGTTATCCTGACAAAGTATTCAAAGGAAAAGTAGATAAAATATTTAATGTTATTGATCCAAATACAAAAGCTATGAACGCCAGAGTTCGTCTGTCAAACAAAGATTTCCTTTTGAAACCAGATATGAATGCTAGTATCAAACTTTCATTTAATGAAAATGAATCTATGATTGCTGTTCCAAGTACTGCTTTAATATTTGATAAAAGCAAAAACTTTGTTATGATCTTTAAAGACCGAAACAACATTGAAACTAGACAAGTAGAAGTGTACAGACAAGTAGGAGAAACAACCTATATATCAAGTGGTTTAAAAGAAAATGAAAAGGTTATTACCAATAATCAGTTATTTATTTATGATGCTTTAAACGATTAA
- a CDS encoding efflux RND transporter permease subunit produces MNKFIKNIIAFSLKNKAFTFFWVGILAVAGFIAFKNMPIEAFPDVTNTQIIIVNQWNGKSAEEIERFVTSPIEISMNSVQKKTSVRSITMFGLSVIKIIFDDGVDDAFARQQVNNLLKNVSLPDGVDVDVQPPYGPTGEIFRYVLKSNNRDTRDLLTIQSWTIDRQLRAIPGVADLVAFGGQEKTYEVGVDPIKLAKYNITPLQVYDAVNASNLNVGGDVIEKNGQAYVVRGVGLLKSIADIENIIVDDANGNPILVKNLANVYESSMPRVGQVGLNGNDDVVEGIVVMRKGENAKEVLALVKAKIEELNNGILPKDVKMETFYDRDKLMNFTTETVMHNLLEGIILVTCIVFLFMADWRTTFTVSIVIPLSLLFAFLCLKLMGMSANLLSLGAVDFGIIIDGAVVMVEGLFVVLDHRAHQLGMEAYNKIAKGSLIKKTGTEMGKAIFFSKLIIITALLPIFSFQKVEGKMFSPLAYTLGFALMGALIFTLTLVPVLSHLLLNKNVKEKHNPFVNFWDRIVSKGFTWTYKHKVKTLTASLVLLVGVFFSATFLGTEFLPQLNEGALWVEAKLPMSTSLTQTVKTTAVLRKELQTFPEVNGVLSQVGRSNDGTDPSGFYYVQMQVNLKPKEEWKRKISMDQLVDQMDQKLKKHQGIGYNYSQPIIDNVAEAVAGINASNAVKIYGDDLDKLDDLANQVIAKIQNVPGIKDVGILRNVGQPEISVILDREKMAAYGVTLKDAQAVLELAFGGKTATQKYEGEKKFDVRVRYAKEYRKDEKDISDLKVPTISGAKIPLKEISEVKKITGPAFIYRDNTKRFIGVKFSVRDRDLGSTIADAQSRVAKLKLPTGYTVGWTGEFENQVRASARLGQVVPISLIGIFVLLFILFGNIKDSLLVLANVPFAIIGGIIALHLTGMNFGISAGVGFIALLGICIQNGVILISEFHNNLKAKFTLEESIFMGVKARTRAVVMTALMASIGLMPAAISTGIGSESQKPLAIVIIGGLITATVLTLLVFPIIFWVFNRKKHEQIE; encoded by the coding sequence ATGAACAAATTCATTAAAAATATTATTGCTTTTTCGCTAAAGAATAAAGCATTTACCTTCTTTTGGGTAGGGATTTTGGCAGTTGCTGGTTTTATAGCTTTCAAAAACATGCCAATTGAAGCTTTTCCCGATGTGACAAATACACAAATCATAATTGTAAATCAATGGAACGGTAAAAGTGCCGAAGAAATTGAACGATTTGTAACTTCACCTATCGAGATTTCGATGAACTCTGTACAAAAAAAGACCAGTGTTCGTAGTATCACTATGTTTGGATTATCTGTTATCAAAATCATTTTTGATGATGGTGTAGATGATGCTTTTGCCCGTCAACAAGTCAACAATTTATTAAAAAACGTTTCGCTTCCTGATGGTGTTGATGTTGATGTTCAACCTCCTTATGGTCCTACTGGCGAAATTTTTAGATATGTTTTAAAAAGTAATAATCGTGACACTAGAGATTTATTGACCATTCAATCTTGGACAATTGACAGACAATTGAGAGCTATTCCTGGAGTGGCTGATTTAGTTGCTTTTGGTGGACAAGAAAAAACATATGAAGTAGGTGTTGATCCTATAAAACTTGCTAAATACAATATTACTCCATTACAAGTTTATGACGCAGTTAATGCCAGTAACTTAAATGTAGGTGGTGATGTAATCGAAAAAAATGGACAAGCTTATGTAGTTCGTGGTGTGGGTTTATTGAAATCAATAGCTGATATTGAAAACATCATTGTTGATGATGCAAATGGGAATCCTATATTAGTTAAAAACTTAGCTAATGTATACGAAAGTTCAATGCCTCGTGTGGGACAAGTTGGATTAAATGGAAATGATGATGTTGTTGAAGGGATTGTTGTGATGCGTAAAGGTGAAAATGCAAAAGAAGTATTAGCCTTAGTAAAAGCAAAAATTGAAGAACTGAACAATGGCATTTTACCAAAAGATGTTAAAATGGAAACGTTTTACGATCGTGACAAGCTAATGAATTTCACGACCGAAACCGTAATGCACAATTTATTAGAAGGAATTATTCTAGTAACGTGTATTGTTTTCCTTTTTATGGCCGATTGGCGTACTACATTTACAGTATCGATTGTGATTCCACTATCATTACTTTTTGCCTTTTTATGTTTGAAATTAATGGGAATGAGTGCCAATTTATTAAGTCTTGGTGCGGTCGATTTCGGGATTATTATAGATGGAGCAGTTGTAATGGTCGAAGGATTATTTGTGGTACTGGATCATCGAGCGCATCAATTAGGAATGGAAGCCTACAATAAAATTGCAAAAGGTAGTTTGATTAAAAAGACAGGGACAGAAATGGGTAAAGCAATTTTCTTTTCTAAATTAATAATCATAACCGCTTTACTTCCTATATTTTCTTTCCAAAAAGTAGAAGGAAAAATGTTCTCACCATTAGCTTATACGCTTGGATTTGCATTAATGGGAGCCCTAATTTTTACTTTGACTTTAGTACCCGTTTTATCTCATTTACTTTTGAATAAAAATGTAAAAGAAAAACACAATCCATTTGTAAATTTTTGGGACAGAATTGTAAGTAAAGGATTTACATGGACCTACAAACACAAAGTAAAAACACTTACTGCTTCATTGGTGCTATTAGTTGGGGTTTTCTTTTCAGCTACTTTTTTAGGAACAGAATTTTTACCACAATTAAATGAAGGTGCACTTTGGGTAGAAGCTAAATTACCTATGAGTACCAGTTTAACTCAAACGGTAAAAACTACCGCTGTTTTAAGAAAAGAACTGCAAACATTTCCTGAGGTAAACGGTGTACTTTCACAAGTTGGTCGTAGTAATGATGGAACAGATCCAAGTGGTTTTTACTATGTTCAAATGCAAGTAAACTTAAAACCTAAGGAAGAATGGAAACGCAAAATTTCTATGGATCAATTAGTGGATCAAATGGATCAAAAGCTAAAAAAACATCAGGGAATTGGATACAACTATTCCCAACCTATTATTGATAATGTTGCCGAGGCTGTTGCGGGAATTAATGCCTCAAATGCAGTGAAGATTTACGGTGATGATTTAGATAAACTAGATGATTTAGCGAATCAAGTAATTGCTAAAATCCAAAATGTTCCTGGTATTAAAGATGTGGGAATTTTAAGAAATGTTGGTCAGCCAGAAATAAGTGTCATTCTTGATAGAGAAAAAATGGCCGCTTATGGTGTAACGCTAAAAGATGCGCAAGCGGTTCTAGAATTAGCTTTTGGAGGAAAAACAGCAACTCAAAAATACGAAGGAGAAAAGAAATTTGATGTCAGAGTTCGTTATGCAAAAGAATATCGTAAAGATGAAAAAGACATCTCAGACTTAAAAGTTCCAACAATAAGCGGTGCAAAAATTCCTTTGAAAGAAATCTCAGAGGTTAAAAAAATTACTGGACCTGCTTTTATTTATAGAGACAATACCAAACGATTTATTGGGGTAAAATTCTCTGTTCGTGATCGAGATTTAGGAAGTACTATTGCTGATGCGCAATCCAGAGTAGCAAAACTAAAATTACCTACAGGTTATACTGTAGGATGGACTGGGGAATTTGAAAACCAAGTACGTGCAAGTGCTCGATTGGGACAAGTAGTGCCAATAAGTTTAATAGGAATATTTGTTTTGCTTTTCATTTTGTTTGGAAACATAAAAGATTCGTTATTGGTTTTAGCAAATGTTCCTTTTGCAATTATAGGTGGTATTATTGCACTACATCTAACGGGAATGAATTTTGGTATCTCAGCTGGTGTTGGTTTCATAGCCTTATTAGGAATTTGTATCCAAAATGGAGTTATCTTGATTTCGGAATTTCATAATAATTTGAAAGCCAAATTTACGCTCGAAGAATCCATTTTTATGGGAGTAAAAGCAAGAACAAGAGCTGTTGTAATGACTGCGCTTATGGCTTCAATTGGACTTATGCCTGCAGCAATTTCTACAGGAATTGGTTCTGAATCTCAAAAACCTTTGGCAATTGTTATCATTGGTGGTTTAATAACGGCTACTGTTTTAACGCTCTTAGTTTTTCCAATTATATTTTGGGTTTTCAACAGAAAAAAACACGAACAAATAGAATAG